The following DNA comes from Palaemon carinicauda isolate YSFRI2023 chromosome 22, ASM3689809v2, whole genome shotgun sequence.
TATCTGGTCATACGCAAAGAAGACAGAATCATCTTATAACACAAACACAACAAGGGACAACAAATGAAGAATATGCGTTATAAGCAAGAAATCTAGATATTGCCTATGTTCATTTAGTACGATCAATTTGAGTTGTGAAAACAGACTTATATCAAAGCGGGTATTTTGGGCAATCAGATTCTGATGGCCCATCTGTTGtggttcactgtatgtatatatatatatatatatatatatattatcatatatatgtgtgtgtgtctgtttgtaacaAGACCACAGGACCATCAACCTCTTAGAGCTAAGGGATAAGAGGAATGGCTAAGAGTAATTGTGCTAAGAAACACTGACTGGCATTGTGGAGGAATCGACCCTGAAAGAGTCTTCGAATTTTCCTGCCTTTAGAAAACTCAGCTAAAATCTGCATTTGCAGAATTACAATGGAAAAAGGTACACAATCAGGCAACAGCTGGTTTCTCTTGTACAGTAGTACACAACAGGAGATGGCGGAATTCTAAAAGCTTAAGCATCAAAGAAACTCTTTCACAAGTAAATTCACATCCTGTAGAAGAAAGAACTCGTTTGTCTTATTTCCCAGGTTGAGAATAGAGCTGTGAGGGTGTGGGAGCAGGTTGCTGATAAGTCTGCTGAGGGGCTGGGGCAGGCTGAACGTACACTTGAGAAGGAGCAGGTGCAGGCTGAACGTACACTTGAGAAGGAGCAGGGGCAGGCTGATAAGTCTGAGCTGGGGCACTTGGGTACTGAGCCTCTCCCTCGTAAGTGATTGTTGGATGGAATCCGTAATCATCGACGTAGTAATCGACTCTCATGAGGCGGGTGTCCGGGAGCCTGACGTAGTAGCTGCAAGAAGGAATAAGAGTTGATAGGGTTAAAAAGTTTTTCTTAAAAAAGATTTATCATGGAAATGAGAGAAAATAATCTTATCGATAATATTATAAACTAAGAACCATTAAAAAAACTATGATAAATACAGGAAAGATATTTTTGTAGAATGTAATATGAATGAAAGAATTTCAGTCACTGTTAATTTCAACATAATTAGATTAGCTTTCAAGACTAGTTTCTAGTTTTAAAATCAAGTAAAATgtcatttcatatatatttcatactaaAGGTAATCATAACAAATCATTGACTGAAAGAGGCTGTTAAGAGAATACGAAATACATTTGTTTTATTGTGCATTTCCATGACGTATGATACTTCATGTTCAATTATCCAATCAATTTATCAAtcataatttttatgaatattctttTTCATGCTGTtagatatgtatgagagagagagagagagagagagagagagagagagagagagagtccagattATTGATAACGAAGAATTTCAATtgaacgaaatagaaaaaaaaatggtttgaggAACTTTTTTCAAGATCACTCTTACTAAAAAAATCTTGCTTTTTTTTAGGTGAAAAATATGAAAAGAGTTCTATGAACCCaggaaaaaatcatgaaaaatttagGATGTTTTTTTTAGTTCTTGTCGATCTCCTTTTGCATGTGTTTTGGACTTACCGCAATTTATATTTTATAGGGTTATGAACGGCAAAATATAGAAACTGGAAGGCCTCAAATGTATTTTAAATCAAAAGATAAACTAGTGAAATTCTCTTTTTAATATCTTATCTGTTTGCAAATTTGAACACTAGCATTGATGCTGAATGATTTAAGATTTTGtaattcagatttttttatttagaaGTACCCAGATAAGCATTTACACATTGAAAACCTTTGTATGATTTGCGAATATTTTTAGTTATAAACAAATTGATATCATTAGGACTTACAGTCATTTCAGCCATAGGAATCACTATGACTTGACCAATCAGACTGCCAGCAATGTTAGAGTAAGAGAACTCCAAACGAAAGACAACAATATAAAGTCAATTTAACAAACATTCATTGATATCGGAAATACGCTGGAAAGAAGGTTCCTTCAAGTTAAACCCTGCAGTATTTGTAAGTACTTTCCAAGCTTACCTTCCCTGGGTATTGGGTCCATCTCTCTGTTCCTGGTGCCCATAGAAGTTACCGGAATACTGATCGTTGACGTCCCACTGGAAATTGTACTGGGCTGGAACGTCGTTGTACTGGGGAGCTGGGGCTGAATACTGGGGCTGGGGCTGAACGACAGGACCTTGGTAATTGTAGCCCCCTTGAGGGGCAGCCAGGGCTACGGCAGCCAATGAGAGCGTGAGAACTACGGACTGAAAGAAGATTTCATTTGGTTATTAAAAACCTACAGCAATCGTCAGTACTGGTATTGTCACTTGAATGTATAATATAAAgaacaatatttacaaaaatattctaGGTTATTTACGTCAAggataataaaacaaatgaaa
Coding sequences within:
- the LOC137616084 gene encoding cuticle protein 18.6-like; this translates as MKSVVLTLSLAAVALAAPQGGYNYQGPVVQPQPQYSAPAPQYNDVPAQYNFQWDVNDQYSGNFYGHQEQRDGPNTQGSYYVRLPDTRLMRVDYYVDDYGFHPTITYEGEAQYPSAPAQTYQPAPAPSQVYVQPAPAPSQVYVQPAPAPQQTYQQPAPTPSQLYSQPGK